ACTTGTCTTCGCGGAAGCGTTGCCTGGGATCGCCAATCGTGCGGATGATCTTTCGTTCCAGATCGGAACGACCGCCTGCGTAGTCAAGAACCCGACTGCTCAGCGGATCCAGCAGAAGACCGTTGATGGTGAAGTCGCGCCGCTGCACGTCTTCCTCTGCGATCTCGGAGTATCGGACAGCATCAGGATGGCGGCCATCGCTGTATCCAACATCGCTGCGGTAAGTCGCGACCTCCACGTGGATCGGCTTAGTCTCGTTATCCTCATCTAGACCCTCGACCACGATGACGACTCCGAACTGCGCTCCGACTGCGATCGTGTTGGGAAAAAGCGACATCACTTGCTCAGGATGAGCGCTGGTTGCAATGTCGTAGTCCTGCGGCAAGGTCCCAAGTAGCAGATCGCGCACGCATCCGCCTACGAAATAGGCCGTGTAGCCGCGCTCCCGTAGCTGCTGGAGAACCTTGAGTGCGGTGGCTTGCGCCATTTCCGCCCGATTTTGTATTGCGCCGGATTGTTTGTTTGCGCTCAATGAATCAGCGACTCCGCTGCCGGACAACTCCTGCCCTTATCATAGGGAATCGACAATGCTAATCCTCGGGATCGAGAGTTCGTGTGACGAAACTGCTGCCGCCGTAGTGCGCGACGGGGAGCAATTGCTGTCAAACGTTGTTTCCTCGCAGATCACAACGCATCTCCCATACGGAGGAGTGGTCCCGGAACTCGCCTCCCGCGAGCACTTGCGCGCAATTGTCCCAGTTGTACGTGAGGCGGCAACTCGCGCCGCAGTCAGTCTGGAGCAGGTGGATGCCTTCGCGGTCACACAGGGTCCGGGACTCGCTGGGTCACTCCTCGTGGGCATCACGTATGCAAAGGCGCTTTCGTTTGCTCTTTCGAAGCCGCTGATAGCAGTAAATCACCTCGAAGGACACATTCATGCCGTTCTCCTCGAACATCGACAGTCCTCGAACGCAGATATAGCTCTGCCCGCGTTGGCGCTCGTGGTTTCGGGAGGACACACGCATCTGTACATGGTGAGTCGTTCCGAACCGACACAATGGAGTTATCTGAATGTCGGGCACACGCTCGACGACGCAGCCGGGGAGGCGTTCGACAAGGCTGCAAAACTCCTGGCACTCAGTTATCCCGGCGGTCCCATCATCGAAGCGTTAGCGAAGCATGGAAATCCGCATGCGATTGCAATGCCGCGCTCGCAAATCAAAGCCCACGAAAAACGCAGGTCGCGGGGCGAGAATGCGCAGAAGCGGTATGACTTCTCGTTCAGCGGCATTAAGACGGCCGTGCTCCGTTTTGTAGAGACTCATCAAATGAAGAATTCAATCGAACGGCGTCGTCGCGCAGTCGCAGATTTTCCCGATCCCAGGCCTGAAGATTTTCTCCCGCATCTCGATCCGCTGACGCTGGATCTGATTGCGTCTTTTCAGGAAGCCGTCGTTAAAGACTTGGTGGGCAAGAGTTTGCGTGCGGCTGAGGAGCTCGAAGTTGAAACTCTGATCGTTAGTGGTGGCGTTGCCTCCAACGAGCGCCTCCGCTCAGAATTCGTGAAGCAGGCTGGGTCCGAGGGTATCAAGGTCTTCTTTCCCTCGCGAGGGCTCTCAACCGACAACGCGGCGATGATCGCTGCTGCGGCATATCCGAAACTACTGGCCCGTGACTTTGCCACGGAGCACTTCTCCGCTGAAGCCTCTCTTGCACTCGGATGAGTGAGACCGGAAATGCAACCGTCCTTCCCTCCTACCGCGTGATAGATTAAAAAATTCGATGACCATCCGCAGGCCGCGGTTTGAGGTTCACAAAGCGCAGAAGGTCGCCGCGGTCTTCCTGATCTTGTTTGTCGTCCAGTGTCTCTGGCTGGTTTCGCATCTTCCGCTTAGCATGGCTGAAACTCGCAGCGCCTTAGCCGGCAGATCGTTGTGGTCCTTGCGACAACTCGCAAATGGAAGTTCCCCACTGATTCCAGGCGACAGCATTCTCGAGTTGAGATGTGCGGGATTGCTTCCATCGATCGCGCGGAGCTGGGCCACCGATGGCAGGACCTTTAGCATCTATGCTCCGCCCAACCGATGGCTCGTGCGGCTGCCATTCGTTTTGTTTGGCGCGTGGCTCGGTGCTGCGCTATGGTGGGTAGCGCGGCGGATCTTTGGGAATGAGGGCGGATATGTAGCCCTCGGCCTTTATTGCTTCAGTCCAGCTATGCTGCTGGCAAGTGCGACCGTCGGGTCGGGAATCCTGGCAGCATGGGGGCTCTTCGGATTGATCTATACCGCCATCGGTGTGGCCCACACGCTATACGCACCGCCGAAAAAATGGCGTCCCAGAATAGTTCTACTTGGCCTTGCCATTGGCCTAACGGCAGCCGCAAGTGTGCCTGCCGCTGTTGTGGGCTTGGCATTTGCGACAGCGTTTATGCTCTACCTCGCACCGGGGCGCCGTGCGGTATCAATCGCTATTCTGGCGCTCAGCACCGTGATTGGAGTAGGTGTCTTGCTGTTGTGCTTCGGCTTCAACGCCCGCGACCTTTCGGCAGCGGCTCTTCTCCCGAATGCGGAATACTTTCGGGTTACTTCGTTGAGGTTGATGTCCCTCATTGCTGTGCCCGGAGGCTTACTCGAGATTCTGGCTTTCGTAAGCTGCCTGTTTGTATTCGCGTTCTGGAAGCGATCGCGCTATTTTGGGAACTCATCCGCGTTAATTCCTGCTCTGCTTCTGCCATGGTGGCCCGGGAGATTTTTCCCCAGCGCTTCAATTATCTGGACTCTGCCATATGCTCTCGTCTTCATTGGCGGGATCTACGCCGATTTGCTTGAACTGTACTTCTTCGGTGGAGATTTTCGCCGGCATGTGGCCGCAACCGCTGTTGTTCTGATTGGCGCGAGTGCCGTGTTCAGCCTAATGCTGGTCGCAGGCGCATAGCCTGAAGCTGAAAGGGCCGTCCATACCGGACGGCCCTTTCAATAACAGCTAACTGCGGACGGGTCACACAACCCGCTGCTGGCGGCGCTCTACGAGCATCTCCTTCTGCATCACCTGCTCCACCATGCGCTCAACGCTCGGCATGAACGGCTCCGCAGGTAGATTCACCGCAACGCGACCTCCGCTGTGACCGAGCACTAGAGCAACTTCGTTCCAGCGCAGCAATGGCGAAGTAACCGGAATGTGGATGGACTCTCGCGCCGGCTCTGGCTGTACCAGGTAAACCACCCAAATCAAGATCGACATGTAGTAAACCATCGGGAGAAGCTGAGCGAGCATCGGCATCTTGCTGATGTGTGAGTTCGCGAGAGCGCTGAATACCATTAGCTGAAAGAAGGCATCGATGCCAAATCCGAGCGCAAATCCGAAGACTCGGTTTCTCTTCGAAACTCCTAAATGCTGCGACCCCATAAAGAGGAACAGCAGCAGAGCGCACTCCATCAGACGCACAATGCGTTCAAAGCTATTAATGCCGACAATGAGCCAGTTGAACCGGATCGGCTGTGAGACTGGAGTCGTCACAAACACTAGGAAGCCGATCAGCACAATGCTGGCGGCTGCCCACTTAAACGCCACCTTGGCCAAGTCCTGCAGGCCGGCAAAAGGCTTAAAGGCGGCGCAGAAGATCTCATAAAGAACGGCGATCTTGAACATGTCCGCCATCGCAGTCCCCACCCAGTAGCTCGCGAAATACGTCCACGGCCCTTGAGAGGAGTGGCGATAGACAAGAAACAACACGCCAGTCTTGATGGTCTGAAAAATCAGGAAGGAAGCAAAGAACTTGAATTGGGACAGCAGCTTACGCCGATACAGCAAGTAGACACAAAACAGCTGTAGGAACGAACCAGTGGTCCAAACCAACACTTCCGAAACCGGCAGGGCGGGCATATGTCACCTATCCGGTGGGAGAATAGCTTCTCCACCGCCCTGCTTCAAGAGAAATCTTGCTCTAAAGTAACCAGTACTAACCAGTTACCTAGTTAAGAGCACAGACTCCCGGAGGGCAGATCGGTACCGGCTCGAGGCCGCTGCCCATCTGTTGCTTCGTGTTCGAGGTGGATGCAGCAGCCACAGCAGCGGCCATAACGATGGTGGCGAACAGCAGACGGAGCGACTTCTTCATGGGAATCTCCCTAAGTGATATCAGTAATCCGCATTACCAACGTAATCCGGTAACTGGTTACTTTCGTTTGGGACAATACCAATGGGTGCCGAATTTGAAAACACTTATTTCTGTGGAAGTCTGTGGAAAAGTAGGGCTAAATTCCGAGATTCTTCACACGAAACGGAGATGATTTCAGCCGTTCAGCCTCGAATTTACGGCATTCGTCAGGTGCTCATGTGTGATAAAATGGGCAAGTCAAAAAGGCTATAAATCCCTGAATAATCAAGTATTTTCCGACTCAAGCGTGCGCGTCTTCGGCGGCTCTTGGGCGAGTTTTATCGCGCTGCTCCCGCATGCGTGATTTGTAGGGCTTAAACAAGCTAAGTGGGGTCCCCCAAATTGAAAGAAGCAGCTACCAGGACGCAAGCAGAAGTGGACGAAAAGCAGATTCCAACCAAGGAAGCGAAGCAAAAGAAGGCTAATGGCGGCACGAACGGCGACTATACCGCCGATTCCATTAAGGCTCTCGAAGGTTTAGAGGCTGTCCGGCTTCGCCCTGCAATGTACATCGGATCCACGGGAGAGATGGGACTTCACCATCTCGTGTACGAAGTCGTCGACAACTCTGTTGACGAGGCTCTGGCTGGCTACGCCGATCGCATCGACGTCACGATTCACATCGATAACTCCATTACTGTCGTGGACAACGGACGCGGCATCCCCGTGGATGACATGGAATATCACGGAGAAAAGCTCCCCGCAGCTCAGGTCGTGCTTACCGTCTTGCACGCCGGCGGAAAATTCGATTCGTCCACGTACAAGGTTTCCGGTGGTCTTCACGGCGTGGGCGTCAGTGTGGTTAATGGCCTCTCGCATCAACTGGATCTCGAGATCTGGCGCGATGGTTTCGTTTGGGAACAGGCGTACACCAAGGGAGTGCCCTCAACCAAGTTCAAGAAGACGGGCACCACGAAGAAGCGCGGCACGAAAGTGCACTTCCTGCCGGACACAGACATCTTCGCGACCATTGAGTACAACTACGACACGCTGGCGCAGCGGCTGCGCGAACTCGCGTTCCTCAACAAGGGCCTGACGATCACTCTGACCGACGAGCGCGCCACTGATACCAAGACGGGCGAAGCCAAGCACGCTGAATTCAAGTACACAGGCGGCATCGCTGAGTTCGTGAAGCACCTGAATCGCGGAAAGCAGGTGCTCCACGATAAGCCGATCTACATGGAAGCTGAGCGCGACGGCGTGGGCATGGAGATCGCTCTGCAGTACAACGACGGCTACTCCGAATCGGTGTTCTCGTTTGCGAACAACATCAACACAGTCGATGGTGGTACTCACCTCTCAGGTTTTCGGACGTCGCTGACGCGCACAATTAACTATGCGGGTCAGCAACTCGGACTCTTCAAAGATTTGAAAGAGAATCTTTCAGGCGATGATGTCCGCGAAGGGCTCGTTGCCGTAGTCAGCGTGAAACTCTCGCAGCCGCAGTTCGAAGGACAAACCAAGGGCAAACTGAACTCAGACATCGCAGGTATTGTGCAGGCATTCGTCAATGAACGCCTTGGCGCATTCCTGGAACAGAACCCGACGATCGCGCGTCGCATCATCAACAAGGCAATTGAGGCGGCACGTGCGCGCGAGGCGGCGCGTAAAGCGCGCGATCTAACACGGCGCAAGGGCGCGCTCGATGGCGGAGGTCTGCCCGGCAAGCTCGCCGATTGTTCCGAGCGCAACGCCGATCGCTGCGAGATCTATCTCGTCGAAGGTGAATCAGCAGGCGGCACCGCAAAGCAAGGGCGTGACCGTCGCTTCCAGGCCATTCTGCCCCTGAAGGGCAAGATCCTGAACGTCGAGAAGGCGCGTTACGACAAAATGCTCGGACACGAGGAAATCCGCGCCATGATCACAGCGCTTGGCTGTGGCATCGGCAAGGAGGATTTCGATCCGGCAAAGCTTCGCTACGCCAAAGTCATCCTGATGACCGACGCCGATGTTGACGGTTCGCACATCCGCACGCTGCTGCTCACGTTCTTCTTCCGCCACATGACCGAGCTGATCAAGCGCGGGCACGTGTACATCGCGCAGCCTCCGCTCTATCGCATCAAGAAAGGCAAGTTCGAGCAATACATCAAAGACGATCGCGAGTTCGTGAAGGTAATGGTCCGGCGCGCGGCAGACGGCATGAGCATTCGTTATGGTGAAGGCGCCGCCAAGCTTGAAGGGCCGGAGCTTACAAAGTTCATGACCAAACTGAACGAGTATCTCGGGTTCTTCGACAAGGTGAACAAGCATCTTCGCGAGGAGCGCATCACCGAGCTGCTGCCGAAGATCGACTTCACTTCCCGGGCGGACTTCGAGGGCTCCGACAAGAGCGTTCCCTCGAAAGTGAAGGAACTCGAAAAACGAATCAAGTCGCTGCTGAAAGACTTGGGGTTAAAGTCCGTCGAGACGCGTCACGAAGAAGAACACAACACGTGGCTCGTGAGCTTCGTCGATTCCAACGGCGCCGAGCGAGTCATTAATTGGGAGCTCATCACCTCACCCGAGTACAGACAGATGATCTCCAAGTACAAGCAGATCGCGACCTACATGGATCCGCCGTTCATCATCGAGCACGCACCGCGGACGGAGAAAATTAAAACAGGTGGCGAGGCAGAAGCCGAGACTCCGATCCTCGAAACAGAAGCAGCCCGCCAGGACAAGGGGACGACAAAGCGCAAGTCAGCCGTTGAGCCCGTTGAAAAGCAGTCTCCGCGCGAGTTGTTCGACTACGTCTTAAGCCAGGGCAAGAAAGACTACGACGTCCAGCGTTACAAGGGACTGGGAGAGATGACCTCGACCCAACTTTGGGAAACAACCATGAATCCCGACGTCCGCAGCCTGATGCAAGTCAAGCTCGAGGACATTGCCGAAACCGAAACGATCTTCACAACGTTAATGGGCGAGGATGTAGAGGCGCGCCGCAAGTTCATCGAAGAAAACGCGCTGGATGTGAAGAACCTGGACATCTGAGCCGTGCTTCGTGGTAGAGACGCAGCATGCTGCGTCTCTACGATGCTTCCAACATGATCGAACTGCCGGATTGACCTGCCCTCGCAACCATCCCTAGAATCGAAGATTCTGTCTAGCCCTCCACCTCCAAGCATGGCGCTCGAAGTCTTCAACACACTTTCAGGCCGCGTCGAAGAGCTGAAAACGCTCGAAGACAGGCGCATCCGCATGTACTCCTGCGGGCCCACTGTTTACGACTACGGCCACATTGGTAATTTTCGAACGTTCGTCTTTGTCGATCTCTTCCGCCGTTTTCTGCGCCGGAGTGGCTATCAGCTCGACCACGTAATGAACATCACCGACGTGGATGACAAGATCATTCGCAACTCTTCGGCCAAAGGACTAGGGGTGCGCGAGTATGCCGCCAAGTACGAGCAGGCATTCTTCGAGGACATGGACATCCTCTCGCTGGAGAAGCCCGAGCAAATCGCCCGCGCTACCGAACATATTCCCGAAATGGCTTCGCTGATAGCACGTCTTCAGAAGAAGGACTTCGCATACAAAACCGAGGACGGATCTTATTACTTCCGCATCGCGAAATTTCCTCAGTACGGCAAGCTCTCCAAAAAGGACATGACTGCGATCTCAGATGGCGCACGCGTCGATGTCGACGAATACGAAAAAGACAACGTGCGTGACTTTGCTCTCTGGAAGTCACCGAAGCCGGGAGAAGCGAAGTGGGAGACTGAGATCGGCCCAGGCCGCCCTGGCTGGCACATCGAATGCTCGGCCATGGCAATGGAGTATCTAGGCGAGACGCTGGATATCCATCTCGGCGGCGAAGACTTGATCTTTCCGCATCACGAAAACGAAATTGCGCAATCGGAGGCAGCGACCGGAAAAACCTTCGCGCGATATTGGATGCATGTGCGCTTTCTGCTCGTCGAGGGACAAAAGATGTCGAAGAGCCTTGGCAACTTCTACACTCCTCGCGATCTCATTCTCAAAGGACACAAGCCCTCCTCGATTCGCTATCTGCTGTCATCCGTTCCTTATCAAAAGCAACTCAACTTCACGTTTGAGGGACTCAAGCAAGCTGCGAATTCTGTGGAACGGCTGCGTAATTTCAAGGCACGGCTCGATACAGGACGATTCCCGGCTGGTTCCAATTCGGAAATGGGCACTCTGGCGAAAGTTACGCGGGAGAAGATCCGTACTTCGCTGGAGGATGATATGAACACGGCACAGGCTCTGGCGGCGATCTTCGACATGGTTCGCGAGGCCAATGCTGCCGGAGACAATGGCAAACTTCTTCGCGACGACGTTCCAGCACTCCAGGAAGCGTTGGCCGACTTCGACGAAATCTTCGCGGTGTTAAAGGATGACGACGCGGAGAAAATCAAACAAGTCCTACAGTGGGCTCGGACTGAAGGAAAGCTCGCCGATGCCTCGATTGTCGAGCCGACTCTGAGCGACGCGGCTGTAGAAGCTCTGGTCGAGCAGCGCCAGCAAGCACGAAAGTCGCGCGACTTCGCTAAAGCCGACGCAGTGCGCAAGCAACTCGCCGATGCCGGGATCGTCCTCGAGGATACAAAAGACGGGTTACGCTGGAAGCGCAAATAACGGTCTTAAGGCGGCACCGCAACTGCGTGTCTAGTTAGGCTGTCTAGCAGCCAATTCGTTTTCCCAATCCACACGAAAGACTGGGATCGGTTCCGACTTGCCTTTAACCGTGAGAGGGCTGAGGGTGGTGAGAACGAATTTACCCTCGGTCAGATCTGCCGCAGTGGCCTGCGAGATGATGATCTTTCCCGCTGGGGCATTCGACATCAAGCGCGAAGCTGTGTTGACCGTGTCGCCGATCACTGTGTAGTCAATCCGCCGCGGCGATCCGATATTGCCTGCGGTGACGATTCCGCTATTGATTCCGATTCCTACTCCGAATTCCGGCCATTGCCGTTCTGCGGCGTCGCGATTCAATTCAATCACCAGGCGCTGAATCGCCTGCGCGGCCCGCACGGCGTTCTCTGCATCGTTGCCTTTGCTTAGCGGCGCACCGAACAGTGCCATGACTCCGTCGCCAAGATACTTATCGAGCGTTCCTCCGTGATCGAAGATGATGTCGGTGACATGGGTGAAATAGTTATTCAGGATTTCAACAACCTTCTCCGGCTCCATCTTTTCGCTGAGCGTGGTGAAGCCTCGGATATCAGCGAACATAATGCTTACTTTCTGATTGATCCCGCCGAGGCGTACTCCTTCGGGATTCTTCGATACCATCTCCACCACTTCGGGCGACAGAAAACGTTCCAGAGCAGCGCGCTGTGTTACCTGTTTTGCAATCTGCTCGTGGGCGTAGAGAGTGTCAATGGCGGCACCGGCCTGGGCTGCCACCAGAGCAAAGACATTCCATTCGTCCTGTGTGAAGGCTTGCGGCTTCTCCAGGTTGTCGACGTACAAAATGCCGAACAGCCTTCCACTTCCCAGCAGAGGCGCGCACATGGCTGAGCGAAGGCCGGCGATGCGCATGCTTTCACTGCCGCGGAAGCGCTCGTCGGTAGCAACATCGGTGACCAAAATGGGCTTCTGCTCGGTGCGAATGCGATCCAGGATTGCTCGGCTGAGGATGATATGGGGCTGGCTGGCAGTTCCATTCTGTGGGCGGCGATAGCGCACTTCTGTCTGTCGCGTAACCTCGCCGCTCTCGTTGAAGAGCATCATGAATCCGCGTTCGACTCCCTGAATGCGGAAAGCAAGATTCATGACCTGCTCGGAAATTCCGTCGAGAGAAAGCTTGGAGCTGAGTGCTATTCCCGCGTCGTACAGCATGGTTAGGAGATGGTTTTCGCGCTCCAGACGCTTGATCTGGTCGGTGAGCTCCGCGGGTATCTGGCCGGAAAATTGTGCTGCGAGACCTTCACGACGACTACCGCCGCGCAGAACATCATTCAGCGTGGGCGGGATATCGGCGCTCTTTATGAGAATTCCCGAGTCGCGAACTTCTTCAAAGCGCAGCTCGTACGAGCCCAGGTGTGCAACGTCGTTGTGACGCAGCTGGCGCTCACCGGCGATCCGCTCGCCATCGATGACTACTCCATTGGTGCTGTTGCGATCGGCAATGAAGGTCTGGCCATCCTGACATTTGATGACCGCATGAAAGCGGCTCACGCTGTTATCAGGCAGTACCAGATCGTTGGCTGCGCCTCGGCCGATGCTGACAAGTGGCTTGGTCAATTCGAGCATGCCGCGCTTGCCGTCAGGCGCCGAGATGATGATGCGGCTCATGAATTATCGCGGATCCAGCCTAAACCTATTGCGGATCCAGCTTGGCTTCCACCTTAGAGATTCTACCGACGTCCACATGCACGGTTTGCTGAACCGGCTTATAACCGGACTGACGCAGCTCAATACGATAATTCCCCGGCGGGAAGGGAGCGTGCGCCGGAGTCGCGACTGCCACTGGCTTACCGTTTACGACTATTTTCGCTCCGGGGGGAGTGGTAACGAAATCTATCATGCCTTTTCCTGCAGGGATACCCCCACCAAATAACTTTCTGAAGCGCGAAGTTACGGCATTCGAGTTACCCGCTTCCCGTGCGTCGACGCGGTTCAGTACAGGCGAAAACGGTAAGACCTGACCCTTGTTGATGGTCGCGTTTACCTGCGCATTACGATAACCATCGAGGTGCACCTCGATCCGGTGCTGCCCCTCTGCTACCGGAACGCGTGCGGGAGTGACTTTGCCTGTCGGATGCCCATCGATTTCGATGGCCGCACCAGCCGGCTCGCTCATCACTGCGACCGCCGTAACTTCAGGGGACAAACTGATGTGGTAAGCCGAGCTGCTGGGATTGACTTCTATTTTGCGTGTCTCTTCTGCATAGCCCGCCTTGCTGAAAACGACGTTGTGCGCTCCAAGCTTCAGGTCCGACGCCGTAAAGGGAGTCATCCATGCCGAACTGGTGACGCCGTCGATCTGCACAGCAGCACCCTCAGGCTTCGAGGTAAAACGCATCTCAACGCGGCCTAGGGCAGAGGATGGTTTCTCGCTGGCGTGGCCGGCCGGCCTCCCGCGTGTACCATCGGCCCTCTTAGCGTCTGCCGCCACCTGCTGCGACTTCTTCCAAGGATTCGCGATAAGGAGGGCGGCTCCTGCCACCACGACGCTTAAAGAGACGACGACAACCGCAGCAGCCTTTGCCCTTTTTCTGTGCAACTCGGTTGCGGGTGTTTGCTCGGCAAGTCTCGTCGAGTCGTGGGGCAATTGAGTCAATGGCCCAGACGAAGTTGAAACTCGGGCCTCCTGGACAGCCGCCACCGCGTGCGAACCAGATGAACGAGCCATTACTAATCCACTTGCCGACACCAGGCTCGACAAGCCATTCGACTGCGTGGCTTTGATGCGAACATCTTCCGGCAAAACCGAAGTGATCTCGTCCTCAGAGCCGACTGAGCGGTAATTTTCGAGATCGCGTGCGAGTTCGGCGCCTGTCTGATAGCGCTCTGCAGGATTTTTTGAGAGGCATTTCCCGATTACTGCGCTCAGACCCGGATGGACTGTTACCTCCAGGTCGCTGGGAGGAATCGGGTTCTCGTTAACGATCTTGTAAATGATGGTGGTTACATTTTGTCCCGTGAACGGGCGCTCTCCGGTCGCCATTTCGTAGAGCAAGACCCCGAAACTGAACAAATCAGCCCGCCCGTCGAGTTCCAGCCCTTTTACCTGCTCAGGTGACATGTAGTTCGGCGTGCCCAGGACCTGGCCGCTATGCGTCATGCTGCCTGCTGCCTTGGAGATGCCGAAATCCATGATCTTGGCTACGTTCTGACGAGTGATCATGATGTTGGCCGGCTTGATGTCGCGGTGAATCACCCTCATTTCGTGCGCGTAATCAAGCCCGGCAACCACTTGCTTGGCAATCTCCACGATCTGGTCGGCCGAAATAACTCGCTTCTCGACCATTAAGGATTGCAAAGTCTGGCCCTCGAGGTACTCCATGGCAATGTAGAAAAGGCCATCGACTTCGTCGGCGTCGTAGACGGTAACGATGTTGGGGTGATTCATCGCGCCCGCCGCTTTGGCTTCGTAGCGGAAGCGGCGCAGCAATTCGTCGTGGTCCATGCCATGGACGTCGAGCCGCATGGTCTTGAGGGCTACGGTTCTCCCAATGTTGGGATCTACCGCCCGATAAACAAGCCCCATTGCGCCGCGGCCAAGCTCGCCTACGATCTCGTAACGTCCAACCTTTTCCACCGTGGGCACCATGCTACCTATGACAGACGAAGTACCGTTCGTGCAATTATTTCCAAGCCTCGTCTTATGTGTGAATTGGCGGGTTCTGGCCGGTTTTTCGGCCGAGAAGGGGGGTCCCGAGCCGGAACTTACAGCAACTTACCTTAAAGGTCAACAAATTGGGCACCCCGGCAGGTTACTACTGAGGCAGTGTTTATAGGGCTGACCAAAACGATTCACATACCTGCAACATTGTGAGAAATGTAGCGAAAGGAACGGCGAATTCTTTTCAATTTGAACGCAGCCAAGACAGAGCGATCCATCTGCCCAGCCCTGCAAATTCAAAGACGCCCAGCCATACGCACCGATACGCAGGCATATGCCAGGGCATACGCATAGAAAACCCAGAGGGTACCAATGGGTATACGCATCCCGAACGCCGGGGTATCGGCTGCGTAGGTGCCGCGCGTGATGAACTAACCGAACGCTGACGGCTGCTGCGGATTGGCCCATTTTCTACCCGATCCCAGGATCTAAAGGACTTAGCTATCGAGATCCCACGGGATCCCACCAAACCCATGGGATCACGCTGGGATATCCCAGAACAGTTGATGGGATCGCGGTGGGATATCCCACAAATTTCGCTGGGATCATTCTGGGATCGCGGTGGGATACTTATTGGCGGGCGGCGCCTGTTGCGCTGCCGCATCGATCGCTCTTCGAGAGAGTCGCCTTTCACGGTACCCAGCTGTCCCTGTCCCGGCCGGCAGACAGCCGGCTTCCTGTTTCCCAAATTGGAACCTATCGTCGACATAGCTACTGCTGTGGTACCACGAAATGCGGCAGGAATGGAAGTGGCAAAGCTGCCACAGAATGATCAGAAACCGTCGGTCGTCCCGATTGCAGCCAGGCTCTTCCGCAGCCGAAAGAGCCGGTGAACTCGGCTTCCCATAGTCGCCCAAAAACCTGAGCTAGTGGTCTCCGCAAAAATGCCCCGCCGCAGCGGGGCACTTCGTACGCCTCTGTTTAGTTTCTTAACGGCGATAGGATCCGCCGCCGTTGTATCCCTGCTGATAGCCTTGCTGGTACGCCACGCGGTAGGCATCCTTGTACTGCTGACGGCCACCGTACGCCTGGTTGTAGTTGTGGTCGGCGTTCTTATAGGCCTGTTGCTGCGTCGGACGGAAACTGTGTCCGGTTTGGCGATCCTGCCTGCCGTCGTTCACGCCGTCCGCATAGCCAACCTGCTGGGCACCATTGTTGCCCCGGTTATAGCCACTATTGCCGTATCCGCCGTTACCGTATCCGTACCCGGCTCTATCCCTATCGCGGCCCCATCGTCCGTTGC
This Terriglobales bacterium DNA region includes the following protein-coding sequences:
- the tsaD gene encoding tRNA (adenosine(37)-N6)-threonylcarbamoyltransferase complex transferase subunit TsaD: MLILGIESSCDETAAAVVRDGEQLLSNVVSSQITTHLPYGGVVPELASREHLRAIVPVVREAATRAAVSLEQVDAFAVTQGPGLAGSLLVGITYAKALSFALSKPLIAVNHLEGHIHAVLLEHRQSSNADIALPALALVVSGGHTHLYMVSRSEPTQWSYLNVGHTLDDAAGEAFDKAAKLLALSYPGGPIIEALAKHGNPHAIAMPRSQIKAHEKRRSRGENAQKRYDFSFSGIKTAVLRFVETHQMKNSIERRRRAVADFPDPRPEDFLPHLDPLTLDLIASFQEAVVKDLVGKSLRAAEELEVETLIVSGGVASNERLRSEFVKQAGSEGIKVFFPSRGLSTDNAAMIAAAAYPKLLARDFATEHFSAEASLALG
- the gyrB gene encoding DNA topoisomerase (ATP-hydrolyzing) subunit B; this translates as MKEAATRTQAEVDEKQIPTKEAKQKKANGGTNGDYTADSIKALEGLEAVRLRPAMYIGSTGEMGLHHLVYEVVDNSVDEALAGYADRIDVTIHIDNSITVVDNGRGIPVDDMEYHGEKLPAAQVVLTVLHAGGKFDSSTYKVSGGLHGVGVSVVNGLSHQLDLEIWRDGFVWEQAYTKGVPSTKFKKTGTTKKRGTKVHFLPDTDIFATIEYNYDTLAQRLRELAFLNKGLTITLTDERATDTKTGEAKHAEFKYTGGIAEFVKHLNRGKQVLHDKPIYMEAERDGVGMEIALQYNDGYSESVFSFANNINTVDGGTHLSGFRTSLTRTINYAGQQLGLFKDLKENLSGDDVREGLVAVVSVKLSQPQFEGQTKGKLNSDIAGIVQAFVNERLGAFLEQNPTIARRIINKAIEAARAREAARKARDLTRRKGALDGGGLPGKLADCSERNADRCEIYLVEGESAGGTAKQGRDRRFQAILPLKGKILNVEKARYDKMLGHEEIRAMITALGCGIGKEDFDPAKLRYAKVILMTDADVDGSHIRTLLLTFFFRHMTELIKRGHVYIAQPPLYRIKKGKFEQYIKDDREFVKVMVRRAADGMSIRYGEGAAKLEGPELTKFMTKLNEYLGFFDKVNKHLREERITELLPKIDFTSRADFEGSDKSVPSKVKELEKRIKSLLKDLGLKSVETRHEEEHNTWLVSFVDSNGAERVINWELITSPEYRQMISKYKQIATYMDPPFIIEHAPRTEKIKTGGEAEAETPILETEAARQDKGTTKRKSAVEPVEKQSPRELFDYVLSQGKKDYDVQRYKGLGEMTSTQLWETTMNPDVRSLMQVKLEDIAETETIFTTLMGEDVEARRKFIEENALDVKNLDI
- the cysS gene encoding cysteine--tRNA ligase, which encodes MALEVFNTLSGRVEELKTLEDRRIRMYSCGPTVYDYGHIGNFRTFVFVDLFRRFLRRSGYQLDHVMNITDVDDKIIRNSSAKGLGVREYAAKYEQAFFEDMDILSLEKPEQIARATEHIPEMASLIARLQKKDFAYKTEDGSYYFRIAKFPQYGKLSKKDMTAISDGARVDVDEYEKDNVRDFALWKSPKPGEAKWETEIGPGRPGWHIECSAMAMEYLGETLDIHLGGEDLIFPHHENEIAQSEAATGKTFARYWMHVRFLLVEGQKMSKSLGNFYTPRDLILKGHKPSSIRYLLSSVPYQKQLNFTFEGLKQAANSVERLRNFKARLDTGRFPAGSNSEMGTLAKVTREKIRTSLEDDMNTAQALAAIFDMVREANAAGDNGKLLRDDVPALQEALADFDEIFAVLKDDDAEKIKQVLQWARTEGKLADASIVEPTLSDAAVEALVEQRQQARKSRDFAKADAVRKQLADAGIVLEDTKDGLRWKRK